The following DNA comes from Candidatus Bathyarchaeota archaeon.
TCAAAAAATGGAACATGATACTCCTTTTCGGGAAAGCGTTTTTTCAACCTTAATCCCTCAGACCGAAAGTAAACTCAAAGACTCTTCACATTAAGGTTTTAGGAATCATTTAAACTATGTGTGTGAAAGGAAATTTTCCAGCGAATATACTAAAGTTGTAGAATGGAAAGGTAAACATGAAGGGCGAAGTGACTGTTTATCCGAATAATGCTCCAAGTCCTTCAAGTGCTGCTTCTTCTTTCTCCTTCTCTTCCTCTTCTGCCTTTTTCTCTTCTTTCTTAGCTTCAGGTTTCTCCTCTGTTGCAGGTGGCGCGGCAGGTGTGGCAGCCATCATTGTTGGTACAGTTTTTGTGGCTTCTTCTATGTCTACTTCTTCCAACGAAGCAACCAATGCTTTCACTCGGGCAGGATCTGTATTGATTCCCGCTGCCTTCAACAGTTTTGTCACATTTTCTTCGTCTACTGGTTTTCCAGCGTTGTGCAAGAGCAGCGCGGCATAAACGTATTCCATCTTCTTTTCACCTCTTACTTTTTCTACACTCTTCCTTTTCAACCTTTATGGGCTTTTTCCTTAACCATGTCCAAACGAGCTTTTAAGCTTAACATCTGACTGTAAGCTTTCCTAAGTATATCAGCCATCGTTTCCTTTGTAGGTATGTCCTCGTTTATACTTAGTCTGTAAGCATCTTGATGAGCTTTCTGAAGTAGAAACTCAATGTTGTCTGAAGTGGTGTAAGCGCTATTTATCGACAAATAGAAAGCATATCTGTGGGCTTCCTCAAGAGTCTTTCTGAATTCGTCAATGTCTAAACGCAATTGCTCCTTAGTTATTATTGCGCCATCGTCGTAGACTGCATTCAAAATAAGCCCAGCTTCAACCGGTTTTATACCTAGCTTTGATAACACGGCAGCTAAACGTTCTGAGATAGTTTCGCCTTCTTTCACCACTAACGTATCCTTATTTATCCAGACACTTCCTGACTCTATACGAGTCTTCAAGCCCACCGCGCCTAACTGGCTAATTATGGGTCCCGGTGGCTGTCCAGTGTTTCCTGCTGGAACGATAACATCAAAAGCAGCTACATCGCCAGTTTTTGCTGTAGTTTTCACTTTGCTCTTTTCTAAAAGCAAGACAAGTTTGAAGGGATTAAGATTTGTGAACAAGTAAATTGTCGAGCCAGTTAATTGGCCTTCTAGCTCATCCAAGTTTGGCTTATCTTTAGACTGAGCAATTGCACGCTTCATAAGAGTGTTCTTGATTACTCGAAGGTAGGCATCACGTTGCAGTTTTTTCCGAAGTTCTTGCAGTTGGGCAGCACGCACTTTCTGCAGATTAGCCAACGCAATAACTTTGTATTGTTGTATAATGTCCTCTATCTCTTTGATTTCTTTGGCTTTTTGTTGTAGTATTTGGCGTTGCTGTGTCATTGTAAGTTCCTTCTATAGTTTGATTTTTACAATTGGACCCATAGTGGTTTTCAGGCAAATTGTCGTAATGTTTTTGAGGCCTCTTTTAAGTTTTCCCTCAAGTCTCCTCACTACAGTCATTATGTTTTCAGCGATTTCCTCGTCTTTCATGTCTTCTGTGCCTATTGCGCATTGAAGAATTGGTTGACCTCGAAGTTGTATGCTCACAGTTTTCTTCCATTTTTCAATTTGTGTTTTGATGTTCACCGTAGGAGGAACAGGTTTTGGCATCTTACCTCTAGGCCCAAGAGTTGAACCTAAGGTTTTTCCTACTAGAGGCATCAGTGGAGCTTCCGCTATGAAAACATCATAGTTATTCGCTAGCTGTTTTTGTCGTTTTTTATCAGTGGCCAAGCTTTCAAGTTCTGCATTACCTATAACAAGTTCGGCGCCAGCTTTCTTGGCCTTGAGTGCAAGTTCTCTAGTTGCGATTACACATACTTCTACTTTCTTGTTTGGTGCGTGAGGGAGCTCTATTGTTTCCCGAATCTTTGCCTCAGGCTTTTTCATGTCGATATCGCGAAGATTGATGATTAATTCAATGGATTGGTTGAATTTCTTCTTTTCAGACCGTTCCCTAACTTTTTTGATCGCCTCTAGAATCGTCTTTGTGTCCAACGACATTGCCTAGGCCTCGTGCCAAATCTCGTATAGAAACCCGTTATAAAAAGATTGTTACTGTTCTTTCTCGAAAAGAGAATCATATTTGCCTTCATCTATTTCTCGCTGCACTTCCCGCGGATCTCTGCCTTCCACTGTTACGCCCATACTGACACAGCTACCTAAAA
Coding sequences within:
- the rpl12p gene encoding 50S ribosomal protein P1; protein product: MEYVYAALLLHNAGKPVDEENVTKLLKAAGINTDPARVKALVASLEEVDIEEATKTVPTMMAATPAAPPATEEKPEAKKEEKKAEEEEKEKEEAALEGLGALFG
- a CDS encoding 50S ribosomal protein L10, which translates into the protein MTQQRQILQQKAKEIKEIEDIIQQYKVIALANLQKVRAAQLQELRKKLQRDAYLRVIKNTLMKRAIAQSKDKPNLDELEGQLTGSTIYLFTNLNPFKLVLLLEKSKVKTTAKTGDVAAFDVIVPAGNTGQPPGPIISQLGAVGLKTRIESGSVWINKDTLVVKEGETISERLAAVLSKLGIKPVEAGLILNAVYDDGAIITKEQLRLDIDEFRKTLEEAHRYAFYLSINSAYTTSDNIEFLLQKAHQDAYRLSINEDIPTKETMADILRKAYSQMLSLKARLDMVKEKAHKG
- a CDS encoding 50S ribosomal protein L1, with the protein product MSLDTKTILEAIKKVRERSEKKKFNQSIELIINLRDIDMKKPEAKIRETIELPHAPNKKVEVCVIATRELALKAKKAGAELVIGNAELESLATDKKRQKQLANNYDVFIAEAPLMPLVGKTLGSTLGPRGKMPKPVPPTVNIKTQIEKWKKTVSIQLRGQPILQCAIGTEDMKDEEIAENIMTVVRRLEGKLKRGLKNITTICLKTTMGPIVKIKL